The following is a genomic window from Bacteroidota bacterium.
ACATTTTTCCGCGAAGACAAACTTGATTTTGTATGGGGCCTGAATGCTGATGCGGTAAAATCATTTGTACCGCAGGTAATAAACGAGTTTAAAGACAAGTACTACCTGGGGCATACGGCCGAAATGGCTTCCCAGTATTATGAATTCAACACCACCCGCCCGCCGTTTAATGACCGCAAGGTGCGTATGGCTTTTAATTATGCGGTAAACCGCAACCGGATTATCGAAGATGTGCTTGGTGGCGAAGCTTACGGCCCCGGCATTAACGGCATTTGTCCGCCCGAAATTCCCGGCTACAAAGCCTCTGAAATAAAGGGTTATGATTACAACCCCGAGCTGGCACGCAAGCTGCTGGCCGAAGCGGGTTATCCGGGCGGTAAAAATTTCCCTACCGTGCGTCTTGTAATAAACAGTGGCGGGGCACGAAACACCAACGTGGCTTCTGAAATTCAGAACCAGCTGCGCGAAGTGCTCAACGTGAATATTGAAATCAACAACGTGTCGTTTGAGCAAAAACGCCTCGACGAGGATTATGCCCGCAGCGAAATGTTCCGCGATGGCTGGACGGCTGATTATCCTTCGCCCAAATCATTCCTGCTCATGTATTACGGCGCTGATGTGCCCGACAGTCTTTCCAAGCCGTCGTTCCCGAACTCTTCACGCTACCGCAATCCTGAGTACGACAAACTTTATGAGAGCGCCTGCAAGGCCAAAACGCTTGAAGAGTCAAACAAATACTTCCTGCAGGCCGAACAGCTTATGATAAATGATGCACCTGTGATGGTGCTCTGGTACGACGAAAACTACCTGCTTTTGCAGAATTATGTAAAGAACTTCTCGCAGAATGCGCTGCGTATGTTTAACTTCTCGGAAGTGTATCTCGATCACACACCGAAAAAGAACGAAGGTAAAGGCAACGACAAAAAGGCCGGAT
Proteins encoded in this region:
- a CDS encoding peptide ABC transporter substrate-binding protein gives rise to the protein MRSFLWLATVAVFAVSCSGDSSSKKTTEAKGGRFYGGVLRFNENEKVQTLFPTFITDLASSHVAQQIYEGLVAFDPFTLKVIPAVAEKWETDTSGTLYTFHLRKGVKFHDDACFPEGKGRELTAEDVRYSFELLCTNSPLNKNYSSIFKGLLEGADEYYNAGSSAKPGSLSGIKVVDPNTLQIKLVRSDISFLQVLAYSAMCAIIPKEAVEKYGAKAHVGCGAFILTEISSDSSAITLVRNPDYFKTDKHGNKLPFLDTISITYVNNKGSELTFFREDKLDFVWGLNADAVKSFVPQVINEFKDKYYLGHTAEMASQYYEFNTTRPPFNDRKVRMAFNYAVNRNRIIEDVLGGEAYGPGINGICPPEIPGYKASEIKGYDYNPELARKLLAEAGYPGGKNFPTVRLVINSGGARNTNVASEIQNQLREVLNVNIEINNVSFEQKRLDEDYARSEMFRDGWTADYPSPKSFLLMYYGADVPDSLSKPSFPNSSRYRNPEYDKLYESACKAKTLEESNKYFLQAEQLMINDAPVMVLWYDENYLLLQNYVKNFSQNALRMFNFSEVYLDHTPKKNEGKGNDKKAGSGEAKTEEQEKK